A section of the Prochlorococcus sp. MIT 1341 genome encodes:
- a CDS encoding mannose-1-phosphate guanylyltransferase/mannose-6-phosphate isomerase, with translation MEIRPLIPVILCGGTGTRLWPLSRASYPKQYWALGGVEGETLLQQTQKRLQGLKGLTDPILICHEDHRFIVAEQMRQISVSPKTILLEPIGRNTAPAIAVAALQATERGNDPLLLVLSADHLIQNCEEFRQTIQVGRKPAEEGRLVTFGIVPTCPETGYGYIEAGKAPNGHERIDMPIENFFEKPNKEKAQEFLSDNRFTWNSGIFLFKASAILSELERLAPEIVSSCRAALENEMPDMEFLRLEREAFANCPNVPIDVAVMEKTQLGSVIPLNAGWSDVGSWNALWETAKKDSNGNSSLGRVISENIQNCYIRSEHRLIVGLGLKDLIIVETDDAILIADRSQSQHVKNIVKQLEEDGSPEGKAHRKIYRPWGYYTSVVEDTRWQVKRIVVKPGESLSLQMHHHRAEHWIVVKGTAMIERDGEQQLLGENESTYIPLGCKHRLTNPGKMPMELIEIQSGAYLGEDDIVRFEDRYKRINQVRLS, from the coding sequence GTGGAAATCAGACCCCTAATCCCTGTAATCCTCTGCGGTGGAACAGGTACACGTCTTTGGCCTCTTTCCAGAGCAAGTTATCCAAAGCAATATTGGGCTCTTGGAGGAGTTGAAGGTGAAACGCTTTTACAACAAACGCAAAAAAGGCTTCAGGGCCTAAAAGGGCTCACTGATCCAATATTGATTTGCCATGAAGATCATCGCTTCATCGTTGCAGAACAAATGCGCCAAATCAGCGTTTCTCCAAAAACCATTCTCTTGGAGCCCATTGGACGTAATACAGCCCCTGCTATAGCCGTTGCTGCCCTTCAAGCAACCGAAAGAGGCAATGATCCTCTTCTTCTAGTGTTATCAGCAGATCATTTAATTCAAAACTGCGAAGAATTTCGTCAAACAATCCAAGTCGGTCGTAAACCTGCAGAAGAAGGACGCCTAGTTACATTCGGGATAGTCCCAACATGCCCTGAAACTGGCTACGGATATATAGAAGCTGGAAAAGCCCCTAATGGACATGAGCGCATCGACATGCCTATTGAGAACTTTTTCGAAAAGCCTAATAAAGAAAAAGCACAAGAATTTCTTTCTGATAACAGATTTACGTGGAATAGCGGAATCTTCCTCTTTAAAGCCAGTGCAATTCTCAGTGAACTAGAGCGACTAGCGCCAGAAATTGTTAGTTCTTGTAGAGCTGCACTTGAAAACGAAATGCCAGATATGGAATTTCTTCGACTTGAAAGAGAAGCTTTCGCAAATTGTCCAAATGTTCCAATTGATGTTGCTGTTATGGAAAAAACTCAACTAGGAAGTGTTATTCCACTAAATGCAGGATGGAGTGATGTTGGAAGCTGGAATGCATTATGGGAAACAGCAAAAAAAGACTCCAATGGTAATAGTTCCTTAGGTCGAGTTATTTCTGAAAACATACAAAATTGCTATATCAGAAGTGAGCATCGACTTATTGTTGGTCTTGGTCTGAAAGACCTTATAATTGTAGAGACTGATGATGCTATTTTAATTGCTGATAGAAGTCAATCACAGCATGTCAAAAATATCGTAAAACAACTAGAGGAAGACGGCAGCCCAGAGGGAAAAGCTCATCGCAAAATATATCGTCCATGGGGCTATTACACCAGCGTTGTAGAAGATACTCGATGGCAAGTTAAAAGAATTGTAGTTAAGCCTGGTGAAAGTCTTTCACTGCAAATGCATCATCATCGAGCAGAACACTGGATAGTAGTAAAAGGAACTGCAATGATTGAACGTGATGGCGAACAACAATTATTAGGAGAAAATGAAAGTACTTATATACCGCTAGGGTGTAAGCATAGATTAACAAATCCAGGAAAAATGCCTATGGAATTAATCGAAATACAAAGTGGTGCCTACCTAGGTGAGGATGATATCGTTAGATTCGAAGATAGGTATAAAAGGATAAACCAAGTGCGTCTAAGTTGA
- the rimM gene encoding ribosome maturation factor RimM (Essential for efficient processing of 16S rRNA), with product MSQTENWLTIGKIVAAQGLQGQIRVNPSTDFPERFTKAGKRWISTMKGSPPKVIELISGRLIPGKSLYVVKLAGINNRDQAEGLIGKSLLVPTGNRPKLAPNEFHFLDLIGLKVCLNKHEASIGEVKGLESAGNDLLEVELLNGKKVLIPFVKEIVPEVNLKEGWLKLTPPKGLLDL from the coding sequence ATGTCTCAAACTGAAAACTGGCTGACAATTGGCAAGATTGTTGCTGCCCAAGGCTTGCAAGGTCAAATTCGAGTCAATCCTAGTACTGACTTTCCAGAACGCTTTACAAAAGCAGGAAAGCGCTGGATATCAACAATGAAAGGATCCCCACCAAAGGTAATCGAATTAATTTCTGGAAGACTTATCCCAGGTAAATCCCTTTATGTGGTGAAGCTCGCAGGAATCAACAATCGAGATCAAGCTGAAGGCTTAATTGGTAAAAGCCTCTTAGTGCCTACTGGTAATCGTCCTAAACTTGCACCAAATGAGTTTCATTTTCTAGATTTAATTGGTCTTAAAGTCTGCCTCAACAAACATGAAGCCTCCATAGGCGAAGTTAAAGGCCTTGAAAGTGCGGGGAATGACCTCTTAGAAGTCGAGCTTTTAAATGGGAAAAAAGTATTAATCCCCTTTGTTAAAGAAATAGTTCCAGAAGTGAACCTTAAAGAAGGCTGGCTAAAACTCACTCCACCGAAGGGTTTATTAGATCTATAA
- a CDS encoding NAD(P)H dehydrogenase subunit NdhS: MPKKEVPILPGSTVIVKDLSSIYKGYTGFVQRISSGRAAVLFEGGNWDKLVTIPLEDLELS, from the coding sequence ATGCCAAAAAAGGAAGTTCCAATTCTGCCTGGTTCAACTGTGATTGTGAAAGATTTATCTTCTATCTATAAGGGTTACACTGGTTTTGTGCAAAGAATTAGTTCTGGAAGAGCCGCAGTTCTTTTTGAGGGCGGTAATTGGGACAAGTTAGTTACTATTCCTCTAGAGGATTTAGAGTTGTCCTAG
- the rnc gene encoding ribonuclease III has protein sequence MKDSSSRRMTIQRVTALREFLRRLKIDHFSSNSPSRKKTESLDLIDEALTHTSANQPKNHEKLEFLGDAVLRLVASEFIERHFPKMNVGERSALRAQLVSDRWLAEVGEQIKIEEVLIIGKKAAGDSFGKSTLQAEATEALIGAIYQYWEDLEPIHTWLTPYWIKESESILANPENYNCKSALQEWCQSKRKSVPVYRSEEKNLDHGNPKRFFSRVYLNEESLGFGWGRSKRGSEQEAARQALEKLKRNNTKNDKD, from the coding sequence ATGAAAGACTCAAGCTCAAGAAGAATGACGATTCAACGTGTAACCGCATTAAGAGAGTTTTTGCGTCGACTAAAAATTGACCATTTTTCTAGCAACTCTCCTTCAAGAAAAAAAACAGAATCCCTTGATTTAATAGACGAAGCACTCACCCATACCTCTGCCAACCAACCAAAGAATCATGAAAAATTAGAATTTCTTGGCGACGCTGTGTTGAGACTTGTGGCTTCAGAGTTCATTGAACGTCACTTTCCAAAAATGAATGTAGGCGAAAGATCCGCACTAAGGGCCCAACTAGTTAGTGACAGATGGCTCGCGGAAGTGGGCGAACAAATCAAAATTGAAGAAGTACTAATTATTGGGAAAAAAGCAGCAGGTGATAGTTTTGGGAAATCAACACTGCAAGCAGAAGCGACAGAAGCCTTGATTGGAGCTATATATCAATATTGGGAAGATCTAGAACCTATCCATACATGGTTGACCCCATATTGGATCAAGGAAAGCGAATCTATACTAGCTAATCCCGAAAATTATAACTGCAAATCAGCCCTACAGGAATGGTGTCAATCGAAAAGAAAATCGGTTCCGGTTTATAGAAGTGAAGAAAAGAATCTTGATCATGGAAATCCAAAAAGATTCTTTTCCAGAGTATATCTAAATGAAGAGTCATTAGGCTTTGGCTGGGGTAGATCTAAGCGTGGATCTGAGCAAGAAGCAGCTCGTCAAGCCCTGGAGAAACTAAAAAGAAATAACACAAAAAATGATAAAGATTAA
- a CDS encoding glycogen/starch/alpha-glucan phosphorylase has product MSNSEPLDLRLPTPGCYADPERAGIDANAVFDGMTEHLFFTLGKLAPTASLHDLYMALSYAIRDRLMTRYLATLEAIRARPQKSVAYLSAEFLIGPQLNNNLLNLGIQKEAEQALNRFGIESLNHILEVEEEPGLGNGGLGRLAACYMESLASLQVPAIGYGIRYEFGIFNQLIRNGWQVEVTDKWLKGGWPWELPQPDESCLVGFGGHTENYIDEKGKYRSRWVAAEHAIGVPHDVPMLGYKVNTCNRLRLWRADATESFDFYAFNIGDYYGAVEEKVGSETLSKVLYPNDGTDEGRRLRLKQQHFFVSCSLQDMLRSMDKRSLPLEDFPKHWTVQLNDTHPAIAVAELMRLLIDIHHFEWDKAWDITTKSVAYTNHTLLPEALEKWDLNLFKSLLPRHLEIIYEINRRFLQQVRLRYPGNDLILRKLSIIDEDNCKAIRMANLATIGAQKVNGVAALHSDLIKRQLFPEFAKLWPNKFTNVTNGVTPRRWVALANPALSELLDKQLGEEWITNMELLKKLEEKVNDTNFLTDFRATKLLGKRQLAGYIHRQTGVLVDPASMFDVQVKRIHQYKRQHLNALQIIAQYLRIKNGISTAIAPRTIIFGGKAAPGYYMAKLIIRLINGIADIINSDPDMDGLLRVIFLPDYNVKLGEKVYPATDLSEQISTAGKEASGTGNMKFAMNGALTIGTLDGANIEIRELVGKENFFLFGKTESEIMQLRSSGYNPSEYIKALPELAEAIRLIEIGHFSNGDGDLFRPILNNLKGEDPFFVMADFADYLRAQDNVSQAWNNPEQWNRMALLNTARSGFFSSDRSIREYCEKIWKVEPLPVEITCDVR; this is encoded by the coding sequence ATGAGCAATTCCGAGCCATTAGACCTGCGTCTTCCAACCCCAGGCTGCTACGCAGACCCAGAGAGAGCAGGAATCGATGCAAATGCCGTCTTTGATGGCATGACAGAACACCTTTTTTTTACCTTAGGAAAGCTTGCCCCAACAGCAAGTCTTCATGATCTATACATGGCTTTGAGTTATGCCATAAGAGATCGTCTGATGACGCGCTATTTGGCAACTCTTGAAGCAATTAGAGCAAGACCTCAAAAAAGCGTTGCTTATTTATCTGCAGAATTTTTAATTGGTCCACAACTAAATAACAACCTTTTGAATCTTGGTATTCAAAAAGAAGCAGAGCAGGCACTCAACCGTTTTGGTATTGAATCACTTAATCATATTTTAGAGGTAGAGGAAGAACCTGGCCTGGGCAATGGTGGCCTTGGACGTCTAGCAGCTTGCTATATGGAATCTCTTGCGAGTCTTCAAGTGCCTGCGATCGGATACGGAATCCGTTACGAATTTGGAATCTTTAATCAACTAATACGGAATGGCTGGCAAGTGGAAGTAACTGATAAATGGCTCAAAGGAGGATGGCCATGGGAGCTCCCCCAACCAGATGAATCATGTTTAGTGGGCTTTGGAGGACATACTGAAAATTACATTGACGAGAAAGGAAAATATCGTTCTCGCTGGGTAGCCGCTGAACATGCAATTGGGGTTCCACACGATGTGCCAATGCTTGGATATAAAGTCAACACTTGTAATCGGCTAAGGCTATGGAGGGCCGATGCAACAGAAAGCTTTGATTTTTATGCCTTCAATATTGGAGACTATTACGGAGCAGTTGAAGAAAAAGTTGGATCCGAAACACTTTCTAAAGTCTTATATCCAAATGATGGAACAGATGAAGGACGAAGACTTCGATTAAAACAACAACATTTCTTTGTGAGCTGCTCTTTGCAGGACATGTTGAGGAGCATGGACAAAAGATCTCTTCCACTAGAAGATTTTCCAAAGCATTGGACCGTTCAACTTAATGACACGCACCCAGCAATTGCAGTTGCAGAACTAATGCGTCTTCTTATCGATATTCATCACTTTGAGTGGGACAAAGCTTGGGACATAACAACAAAATCAGTCGCTTATACCAACCACACTCTTCTACCAGAAGCATTAGAAAAATGGGATTTAAATCTCTTCAAAAGTCTTTTACCTCGTCATCTAGAAATAATTTATGAAATCAACCGAAGATTTCTACAACAAGTCAGGCTAAGATATCCAGGAAATGATTTAATCCTTAGAAAATTATCAATTATTGATGAAGATAATTGCAAAGCAATTAGAATGGCAAACTTAGCAACAATTGGAGCTCAAAAAGTAAATGGTGTAGCAGCTCTACATTCTGATTTAATTAAAAGACAGTTATTTCCTGAATTCGCAAAGTTATGGCCCAATAAATTTACAAATGTCACTAATGGTGTTACTCCCCGTAGATGGGTTGCTTTAGCAAATCCAGCTCTTTCTGAATTACTTGATAAACAATTAGGGGAAGAATGGATTACTAACATGGAACTGCTTAAAAAGCTTGAAGAAAAAGTGAATGACACAAATTTTTTAACTGATTTTAGAGCAACTAAACTTCTAGGTAAAAGACAGCTAGCAGGTTATATTCATAGGCAAACAGGAGTCTTAGTAGACCCAGCAAGCATGTTTGATGTACAAGTAAAACGAATACATCAGTACAAGCGGCAACACTTAAATGCTCTACAAATAATTGCTCAATATCTTAGAATTAAAAATGGTATTTCAACAGCTATAGCTCCTCGAACCATAATTTTTGGCGGCAAAGCCGCACCTGGTTATTATATGGCTAAGTTAATAATCAGACTAATCAATGGCATCGCTGATATTATTAATTCAGACCCAGATATGGATGGCCTATTAAGAGTTATCTTCCTTCCAGATTACAATGTAAAGCTTGGCGAGAAAGTATATCCAGCTACGGACTTATCTGAACAAATTTCAACCGCAGGAAAGGAAGCTTCAGGGACTGGAAATATGAAATTTGCAATGAATGGTGCCCTTACTATTGGCACACTAGATGGCGCAAATATTGAGATCCGTGAGCTTGTTGGCAAAGAGAACTTCTTTCTATTTGGAAAAACAGAATCTGAGATCATGCAACTTCGCAGTAGTGGTTATAACCCAAGCGAATATATCAAAGCTTTACCAGAACTCGCTGAAGCAATTCGTCTAATTGAAATTGGCCACTTTAGTAATGGTGATGGAGATCTATTTCGTCCAATTCTCAATAACTTAAAAGGAGAAGACCCATTTTTTGTAATGGCTGATTTTGCAGATTATTTAAGGGCTCAAGACAATGTCAGTCAGGCGTGGAACAACCCAGAACAATGGAACAGAATGGCATTACTAAATACTGCTAGATCGGGTTTTTTCTCATCAGATCGATCGATTCGTGAATACTGCGAAAAGATTTGGAAAGTAGAGCCTCTTCCAGTAGAAATTACCTGTGATGTACGTTGA
- a CDS encoding cation:proton antiporter has protein sequence MCFPPFLSVLSTHDVEVAETLIGVINFLLIFVAARTFAEVLVRLSLPTIVGELLAGVVIGASGLHLLMPPTTNAQLNEGFVNLISSLASVPPEAVPDLYFETFPSLQAVATLGLYALLFLTGLESELEELVAVGVQAFTVAMAGVILPFALGTFGLMFIFQVDLIPAVFAGASMTATSIGITASVFGELGFLKTREGQIVIGAAVLDDILGIVILAVVVALATGGALEIAPILKLVGAATLFVIGAIALSRTAAPGFDWLLERLKAPGAVVVASFVILVLSCFVATAIGLEAALGAFAAGLILSSSKNNHAIQQSVLPLVSLFATIFFVLVGAGMDLSVINPLDPTSRSALVVAGFMLIVAIVGKIAAGWSFIIDKPTDRLVVGLGMMPRGEVGLIFLGLGTSAGLLTPSLEAAVLLMVIGTTFLAPVLLRVVLKDKTPGGGNSIPDDVAANPVGLV, from the coding sequence ATGTGTTTTCCTCCATTCCTTTCAGTACTAAGCACCCATGATGTAGAGGTCGCTGAAACACTGATTGGGGTGATTAATTTCTTACTTATTTTTGTAGCCGCAAGAACCTTTGCAGAGGTCTTAGTAAGGCTCAGCTTGCCTACGATTGTTGGTGAATTGTTGGCAGGGGTTGTTATAGGTGCTTCTGGATTGCATTTACTTATGCCACCTACTACTAATGCACAATTGAATGAAGGGTTTGTAAATTTGATAAGTTCATTGGCATCTGTGCCACCTGAAGCAGTACCAGATCTTTATTTTGAAACTTTCCCATCACTTCAGGCTGTAGCAACTCTTGGTTTATATGCATTGTTATTCCTTACGGGCTTAGAAAGTGAGCTCGAAGAGCTTGTTGCAGTTGGTGTTCAGGCATTCACAGTTGCAATGGCTGGAGTGATTCTCCCGTTTGCTTTGGGAACTTTTGGGTTGATGTTTATTTTTCAGGTTGATTTGATTCCGGCAGTGTTTGCTGGGGCTTCGATGACTGCTACGAGCATTGGAATTACAGCTAGTGTTTTTGGTGAACTTGGTTTTCTCAAAACTCGTGAAGGGCAGATAGTTATTGGTGCAGCAGTCCTTGATGACATTTTGGGAATAGTTATTCTTGCAGTAGTTGTGGCCTTGGCGACTGGCGGAGCCTTGGAGATTGCGCCTATTCTCAAGCTGGTAGGTGCAGCCACTTTATTTGTGATTGGAGCAATCGCTCTCAGTAGAACTGCTGCACCTGGCTTTGATTGGTTACTTGAGAGGTTGAAAGCTCCAGGGGCAGTGGTTGTTGCCTCTTTTGTCATTCTTGTACTGAGTTGTTTTGTCGCGACGGCTATCGGATTGGAGGCAGCATTAGGAGCCTTCGCTGCTGGTTTGATTTTGAGTAGCTCAAAGAACAACCATGCGATTCAACAGTCGGTGCTTCCACTGGTTTCTCTTTTCGCAACAATCTTTTTTGTGTTAGTCGGAGCTGGAATGGATCTGTCTGTGATCAATCCTCTTGATCCAACTAGTCGTTCAGCACTTGTGGTGGCTGGATTTATGTTGATTGTTGCGATTGTGGGCAAAATTGCTGCAGGTTGGTCTTTCATTATTGATAAACCTACAGATCGGCTGGTTGTTGGACTAGGAATGATGCCCAGAGGAGAGGTTGGTTTGATTTTTCTTGGACTTGGGACTAGTGCTGGCTTATTAACACCTTCTCTTGAGGCAGCAGTTTTATTAATGGTTATAGGTACCACTTTTCTGGCACCAGTCTTACTAAGAGTTGTTTTAAAGGATAAAACCCCTGGAGGAGGTAATTCCATTCCTGACGATGTAGCCGCAAATCCTGTTGGTCTTGTCTAA
- a CDS encoding alpha/beta fold hydrolase gives MSSLVASPNSPWSYLGFDVFSVSNTSENLTLDRPYKVNPAVLLVHGFGASTDHWRHNIPFLARTHEVHAIDLLGFGRSAKPSELNYGGDLWKDQVVAYVKERIGRPTVIVGNSLGGYAALAAGAALDTQSAGVVLLNAAGYFSDEKFAPKPKDLNSRIRRMILKGLSRDILVNWLIYPLIQRLIFENLRRPAAIRRTLQQVYIDSTNVDDDLVESIHRPSLDPGAFQVFRKVFQARGLQGKPLDALFNDLKAPLLLLWGDNDPWLRNAKSKQDKFRLFAQKASLEFKEVLINAGHCPHDEVPDRVNEEMLLWLYQK, from the coding sequence ATGTCTTCTTTAGTTGCCAGTCCAAATTCCCCTTGGAGTTATTTAGGTTTTGACGTCTTTTCAGTTAGTAATACCTCTGAAAATCTCACTTTAGATAGACCTTATAAAGTTAACCCAGCAGTCTTGCTAGTACATGGTTTTGGAGCATCCACAGACCATTGGCGGCATAACATTCCATTCTTAGCAAGAACCCATGAGGTCCATGCAATTGATTTACTCGGTTTTGGTAGGAGCGCTAAGCCTTCTGAATTGAATTATGGAGGAGATCTTTGGAAGGATCAGGTTGTTGCTTATGTAAAAGAACGGATTGGAAGACCAACTGTAATTGTCGGGAACTCTCTAGGCGGATATGCAGCACTTGCAGCAGGGGCTGCACTTGATACACAATCCGCTGGTGTTGTTTTGCTTAATGCTGCAGGTTATTTCAGTGATGAAAAGTTTGCGCCTAAGCCGAAGGACCTGAATTCGAGAATTCGCCGAATGATTCTGAAAGGTTTGTCTAGAGATATTTTGGTGAATTGGTTAATTTATCCATTAATACAACGTCTGATTTTTGAGAACTTACGTAGACCTGCGGCGATTAGGAGAACTCTTCAGCAGGTTTACATTGATTCAACCAATGTTGATGATGATCTTGTTGAATCAATCCATAGGCCCTCTCTCGATCCTGGAGCATTTCAAGTCTTTCGAAAGGTTTTTCAAGCAAGGGGTTTACAGGGAAAGCCCTTGGATGCATTGTTTAATGATTTGAAAGCTCCTCTTTTATTGCTTTGGGGTGATAATGATCCATGGTTGAGGAATGCTAAATCTAAACAAGATAAATTTCGTTTGTTTGCACAAAAGGCCTCTTTAGAATTTAAAGAAGTCCTTATAAATGCAGGACATTGCCCACATGATGAAGTGCCCGACAGAGTTAATGAAGAAATGCTTCTTTGGCTTTATCAGAAATAA
- a CDS encoding galactose mutarotase, whose protein sequence is MIFLKKDLPYEHWEISQEDTGNRLRIVPERGGLITQWFCNGRDVIYFDGNRFLQKSKSVRGGIPILFPICGSLVDGSVQLLDQSFSIPQHGFARDCKWELTPTKDQKGVLLSLTENKKTLSLFPYHFLIEMEIFLMQSSIDFKITIFNRSEDMMPFSFGLHPYFKVMDLKEIKIEGLCSKCMNHLTMIESDTELELSYLEKGIDFLSSPLETVTLVDFLANKKIKVLFEKPMDLGVIWTDPPRSMVCIEPWTSPRNSLNTGDRLQFIKPGCKQEMRCSFLEC, encoded by the coding sequence ATGATTTTTTTGAAGAAAGATTTACCTTACGAACATTGGGAAATATCACAAGAGGATACTGGTAACCGATTAAGAATAGTGCCTGAACGTGGCGGTTTAATTACTCAGTGGTTTTGCAATGGTCGTGATGTCATTTATTTTGATGGAAATAGGTTTTTACAAAAATCTAAAAGTGTTCGCGGTGGGATTCCTATTCTTTTTCCTATTTGTGGAAGTCTTGTCGATGGATCTGTGCAATTACTGGATCAATCTTTTTCAATACCACAGCATGGATTTGCGAGGGATTGTAAATGGGAGCTGACTCCTACGAAAGATCAAAAAGGTGTTCTGCTTAGCTTGACTGAAAATAAAAAGACATTATCTCTTTTCCCGTACCATTTCTTAATTGAGATGGAGATATTCCTAATGCAGAGTTCTATTGACTTTAAGATCACAATTTTTAATAGAAGTGAAGATATGATGCCTTTTTCTTTTGGTTTACACCCTTATTTTAAGGTAATGGACTTGAAAGAAATAAAAATCGAAGGTTTGTGCTCTAAGTGTATGAATCATTTAACTATGATCGAAAGTGATACAGAACTTGAACTTTCTTATTTAGAAAAGGGAATCGATTTTCTTTCTAGTCCACTAGAGACAGTTACTCTGGTTGACTTTTTGGCGAATAAAAAGATAAAAGTTCTTTTTGAAAAGCCAATGGACCTAGGTGTTATATGGACAGATCCTCCAAGAAGTATGGTTTGTATAGAACCTTGGACTAGTCCAAGGAATTCATTAAACACTGGCGACCGCCTTCAATTTATTAAGCCTGGCTGTAAGCAAGAAATGAGATGTAGCTTTCTTGAATGTTGA
- a CDS encoding FAD-binding oxidoreductase, translating to MNQESQKNAMAMAPTSSQELAELVAELHKENKPWHPCGMNTRMNWGPPINGDSQAISSRGIHQIIHHAIDDLTITVEAGLSLTELQKTLSEKGQWLAVDWPWGSSPILKPKSTGTIGGLIARGLSGSLRQKHLGVRDQLIGIGLIRSDGLEAHAGGQVVKNVAGYDLMRLLCGSWGSLAFITQLTLRTEPIKSAHSYLTINGKLQNIESFRSELLNSSFTPEYIDWKKETIKIWHLQLGLASVTNKALEDQIEGIQRLANKHELKTQHQEWDGPPNLDNTSENLSTRKINFLLRINMPPSMIIELINSEELNSLSCWEWRFGAGTGLGEGWEVNSQTSNYLKSTNDISRLRNKITKLGGQVVILIQPFNTINRISAWSNSPSAALIKAIKKQFDPKNQIAIGRLPGVSS from the coding sequence TTGAATCAAGAATCACAAAAAAATGCCATGGCAATGGCACCTACATCATCACAGGAGCTAGCTGAACTTGTTGCAGAGCTCCATAAAGAAAACAAGCCCTGGCATCCTTGTGGAATGAATACTCGAATGAATTGGGGGCCTCCCATCAATGGAGATTCACAAGCAATCAGCTCTCGAGGAATACATCAAATTATCCATCATGCAATAGATGATCTAACAATTACGGTTGAAGCAGGCCTATCGCTAACTGAGCTGCAAAAAACACTCTCTGAAAAAGGTCAATGGCTTGCAGTTGACTGGCCATGGGGTAGTTCTCCCATATTGAAACCCAAAAGCACTGGCACTATTGGTGGATTAATTGCTAGGGGCCTTTCAGGAAGTTTGCGGCAAAAACATTTAGGAGTGCGCGATCAATTGATTGGGATAGGGCTAATACGTAGTGATGGATTAGAGGCACATGCTGGTGGCCAAGTAGTCAAAAACGTTGCTGGATATGACTTAATGAGATTACTTTGTGGAAGTTGGGGAAGCTTGGCATTCATTACACAATTAACTTTAAGAACTGAACCAATCAAATCCGCTCATAGCTATTTAACTATTAATGGCAAATTGCAAAACATCGAATCCTTCCGTTCTGAGCTACTTAATTCAAGTTTCACACCTGAATATATTGACTGGAAAAAAGAAACTATCAAGATATGGCATTTGCAATTAGGCTTAGCAAGTGTTACCAATAAAGCGTTAGAAGATCAAATAGAAGGTATACAAAGACTAGCAAATAAGCACGAACTAAAAACTCAACATCAAGAATGGGATGGGCCTCCCAATCTAGATAATACAAGCGAAAACCTTTCAACTAGAAAAATTAACTTTCTTTTACGTATAAATATGCCCCCATCGATGATCATAGAACTCATAAACAGTGAAGAACTGAATTCTCTAAGTTGTTGGGAATGGCGTTTCGGAGCAGGAACAGGTCTGGGTGAAGGTTGGGAAGTTAATTCGCAAACATCCAATTACTTAAAGTCAACAAATGATATAAGTAGACTCAGGAATAAAATAACAAAGTTAGGCGGTCAAGTTGTCATTTTAATTCAACCATTTAACACGATTAATAGAATAAGCGCTTGGAGCAATTCACCATCGGCAGCTTTGATTAAAGCTATTAAAAAACAATTTGATCCGAAGAATCAAATTGCAATAGGTAGACTGCCTGGAGTAAGTAGTTAA